In Cydia fagiglandana chromosome 16, ilCydFagi1.1, whole genome shotgun sequence, the following are encoded in one genomic region:
- the LOC134672196 gene encoding uncharacterized protein LOC134672196 yields the protein MLKRSSEGEDDDTRKLRKIRKMEKKIQKYKAAMTAADPETLSILEQNSVDENCDKLEEENNAHSDKPEETQEHHQEHEEEEGDVEIEEDLPQDILAALGEGGQDDDANYGAEIKSEIVKIIDTILTDGMNKEMHESLSKTKIPRNVKLLDAPKLNTEFAGFLNNSMTNRDNLLKDRQQDLGRAIALVTQTINDLTKKDFDKLQAIKSLSDSIRLLSNLHFNYTQIRRKLIAPFMDKSLTQNLNENKRSEFLYSKLEESVKTSSAMKRTINILKPKNTPKNYQNPRRQPAPNQYTPRTNNMNYKPRPYQSNQASTYKPQRSHQRPPQHARSTRRPTTSHHRGGRAKYP from the exons ATGCTTAAAAGATCGAGTGAAGGTGAGGATGATGATACGCGAAAGTTACGGAAGATACGTAAGATGGaaaagaaaatacaaaaatacaaagcAGCCATGACAG CTGCGGATCCAGAAACATTGTCAATTTTGGAGCAAAATAGTGTGGATGAAAATTGTGATAAGTTGGAAGAAGAAAATAATGCTCATAGTGACAAACCAGAAGAAACCCAAGAACACCATCAAGAACATGAAGAAGAGGAAGGTGATGTTGAGATAGAGGAAGACCTGCCCCAAGACATCCTGGCTGCCCTCGGAGAAGGGGGACAGGACGATGATGCTAACTATGGAGCTGAAATAAAATCAGAGATTGTTAAGATAATCGACACTATACTAACAGATGGAATGAATAAAGAGATGCATGAATCCTTATCAAAAACTAAGATCCCGAGAAACGTCAAACTGTTAGATGCTCCAAAACTAAATACAGAATTTGCAGGTTTTCTCAACAACTCCATGACTAATAGAGACAACTTACTGAAAGATAGACAGCAAGACCTGGGCAGAGCAATTGCTTTAGTTACTCAGACAATTAATGATCTAACTAAAAAAGATTTTGACAAATTACAGGCAATAAAGTCCCTGAGTGACAGCATAAGACTACTCAGTAACCTGCATTTCAATTACACTCAAATTCGAAGAAAGTTGATTGCACCATTTATGGATAAGTCGTTGACACAAAACCTAAATGAAAACAAGAGATCCGAGTTTTTATACTCTAAACTAGAGGAATCAGTAAAAACATCCTCTGCAATGAAACGCACAATCAACATTCTAAAACCCAAAAATACACCAAAAAACTATCAGAATCCCAGGCGACAACCCGCCCCAAATCAGTACACGCCCAGAACAAACAACATGAATTACAAACCAAGACCATACCAGAGCAATCAGGCTTCAACCTACAAGCCACAGCGCAGCCATCAACGTCCACCACAACACGCGAGGTCTACCCGCCGACCAACAACATCCCATCATCGAGGAGGTCGTGCAAAGTACCCATAA
- the LOC134671788 gene encoding peptide-N(4)-(N-acetyl-beta-glucosaminyl)asparagine amidase: protein MEDIARLALVEQSLGGVDSFSKILYELLNVIYQILENPHDYELRTLKSEVFKKVLHSEAFTDYLKYVGFRADGNVYVYPKEETLSKLRIAQAAIERKIYFCCGSVSRVRSRPIRSNHSLQPKKVKFAPSNVLITKNPFLLKIEMLFNNMIQYESEELQELAREQIPMVTLQLMALDRVREQQKKIKSGETKEYDLSFDVALLLELLGWFKYKYFSWVDKPACGSCAGQTNFVRAQSMCVGNETCNVEIYSCQSCHTETQFPRHNDPRTLLRTRKGRCGEWANCFTLLCRALSYETRYVYDTTDHVWCEIFDVESNQWLHVDPCEGKFNTPLMYCHGWGKKLSYVIAVSRDDLQDVTWRYTMDHKEVLTRRNLCSEGELLSTILSLREHRQRQVSAARRSCLARRTLQELVQLMVERKPSEYESHGRISGERAWRTQRGEAGRHTFKLTSKGTYEIKYYSALDKYEVLLDGKLIQQIDTWEAGVYEAQDVFRKVEHDWRMVYLAREEGATYGRVSWRLEAGEKLTGTSLEAVVPRTEYEDGQVTVSLRFDDAPAQTAPKNDRLTYSCRWSSCVVSAALSGGGGAGWQRAQLARQAAADTAPALTLRAVLQ, encoded by the exons ATGGAAGATATAGCCCGTCTTGCCTTGGTGGAACAAAGCTTAGGGGGTGTAGACAGCTTCAGTAAAATTCTGTATGAACTTCTTAACGTGATATATCAGATTTTGGAAAACCCTCACGATTATGAGCTAAGAACGTTAAAGAGCGAGGTTtttaagaaggttttacattccGAGGCATTCACAGATTATCTTAAATACGTCGGATTTCGTGCG GATGGCAATGTGTATGTGTACCCCAAAGAAGAGACTTTGAGTAAGCTGCGGATAGCGCAGGCAGCCATAGAGCGAAAGATTTACTTCTGTTGCGGCTCGGTAAGCCGCGTAAGATCACGCCCCATACGCTCTAACCATAGTCTGCAGCCGAAAAAAGTTAAATTTGCACCATCTAATGTACTG ATAACCAAGAACCCGTTCCTGCTAAAAATCGAGATGCTGTTCAACAACATGATCCAGTATGAGAGCGAAGAGCTGCAGGAGCTAGCGCGGGAGCAGATACCAATGGTGACGCTGCAGCTGATGGCCCTGGACCGGGTCCGGGAGCAACAGAAGAAGATTAAATCTG GTGAAACAAAAGAGTACGACCTCTCGTTCGACGTGGCCCTGCTATTAGAACTGCTCGGCTGGTTCAAGTACAAGTATTTCTCGTGGGTGGACAAGCCGGCGTGCGGGTCTTGCGCCGGACAGACTAACTTCGTGCGCGCGCAGTCCATGTGCGTCGGCAACGAGACCTGCAATGTCGAG ATCTACTCCTGCCAATCCTGTCACACGGAGACGCAGTTCCCTCGCCACAACGACCCGCGAACTTTACTCCGCACAAGGAAGGGCCGGTGCGGCGAGTGGGCCAACTGCTTCACGCTGCTGTGTCGAGCCTTGTCGTACGAGACGAGATACGTTTATGACACTACCGACCATGTGTGGTGCGAG attttcGACGTAGAATCAAACCAATGGCTCCACGTGGACCCGTGCGAGGGCAAATTCAACACGCCCCTCATGTACTGTCACGGCTGGGGCAAAAAGCTGTCATACGTCATAGCCGTGTCGCGGGACGATCTTCAGGACGTGACGTGGAGATACACTATGGACCATAAGGAG GTACTCACTCGTCGGAACCTGTGCAGCGAGGGAGAGTTACTGTCGACAATTCTGTCCCTCCGCGAACACCGACAACGACAAGTGTCGGCGGCGAGACGGAGCTGCCTCGCGCGCCGCACGCTGCAGGAACTCGTACAGCTTATGGTAGAAAG AAAACCGAGCGAATACGAATCACACGGGCGGATATCGGGCGAGCGAGCGTGGCGAACACAGCGGGGGGAGGCGGGGAGACACACGTTCAAACTGACAAGCAAGGGCACATACGAGATCAAGTACTACTCCGCACTCGACAAATATGAG GTCCTGTTGGATGGGAAGCTGATTCAGCAGATCGACACCTGGGAGGCCGGCGTTTACGAGGCCCAGGATGTGTTCAGGAAGGTCGAACACGACTGGCGCATGGTCTACCTCGCCAGGGAAG AGGGCGCGACATACGGCCGTGTGAGCTGGCGGCTCGAGGCAGGCGAGAAGCTGACTGGCACCTCGTTAGAGGCTGTGGTGCCGCGTACGGAATACGAGGACGGGCAAGTCACTGTGTCACTGCGATTCGACGACGCGCCGGCTCAAACTGCACCCAAAAACG ACCGGCTGACGTACTCGTGCCGTTGGTCATCATGCGTTGTGTCGGCGGCGCtgtccggcggcggcggcgcgggctgGCAGCGCGCGCAGCTCGCGCGCCAGGCCGCCGCCGACACCGCACCTGCGTTAACTCTGCGCGCCGTGCTGCAGTAG